The genomic segment AAAAGCTAAAATGATGAAAAATAATGCTTTTCGCCCTTTTGAAAAAGACATCAATTTCGCTTTCTTTGGGAGTTCAAATTCCTTCATCAAATCATTAAAAAATTGCTCGTCAAATGTGGTATAAATATTTTTATAAATTTTAACAACAGCGTTCACACTATACGTATTATAGTGATTCATATTGTCTTCCAAGAAAAACAAATTACGCTTCACTTCCGGATGTTTATAAATACTTTTCCCGTCTAAAAAAACATCCCCATCATCAGGTAAATAAATCCCCGTCATTGTCGAAAAAAGCGTCGTCTTCCCCACACCATTCCGGCCAATAAGCGCAGTTACCTCGCCTACTTTTAAATCAAATGAAATATCCTTCAATACTGTCTTGTCTTCCATCTTTTTTGTTATGTCTCGAATCTCCATTTTTTCACCTCACCAAACTATTATATAAGCTCTGTCGTATTTTTTCTATACTTTTTAAAATTTTCTACCAATTCTCTTCACAAAGTTAAAGCCCAAACCAATCATTATACTAATTTCACATATTGCGGTAAAATATCTCTATATGAATTTATTTAACCCCCCTGAGGTGAGAACATGATAAAACTTGATACTACAATGCTTGATTACTTTAAAGAAAGCCCTACTCTCCAGAAACAATTATTTTCTGGTCATTTTGGCTTGGAAAAAGAAAATGTTCGCGTAACTGCTGATGGAAAATTAGCTCTCACGCCACATCCAGCCATTTTTGGGCCGAAAGAAGATAATCCATATATTAAAACCGATTTTTCAGAAAGCCAAATTGAAATGATTACACCCGTAACCGACTCAATTGATACTGTCTATGAATGGCTTGAAAACCTTCATAATATTGTTTCATTGCGCGCTGAAGACGAACTACTTTGGCCTTCTAGCAATCCGCCAATTTTGCCGCCTGAAAAAGATATTCCAATAGCTGTATACAAAACACCTGACAGCCCAGACCGGAAATATCGCGAACACTTAGCAAAAGGGTATGGAAAGAAAATCCAGCTTCTATCAGGCATCCACTATAACTTTTCCTTCCCAGAAGCCTTGATTGACGGACTTTATTCCCAAATCAGCCTGCCAGAAGAATCAAAACAAGACTTTAAAAACCGCTTGTATTTAAAAGTCGCTAAATATTTCATGAAAAATCGCTGGTTATTAGTTTATTTAACTGGTGCTAGCCCTGTTTATCTTGCGGACTTCACAACGACAAAAAACGAAGAAACACTGGCCGATGGAAGCAGTTCTTTCCGTGACGGCATTTCCCTTCGTAATAGTAATGCTGGTTATAAAAATAAAGAAGCTTTATACGTTGATTACAATTCATTTGATGCTTATATTGCTAGCATCTCCAATTATATCGAACAAGGTAAAATTGAAAGCATGCGCGAATTTTACAATCCAATTCGCTTGAAAAACGCCCATACTGATCAAACAGTGGAAAGTCTGGCAGAGCACGGTGTCGAATATTTAGAAATCCGCTCTATTGATCTAAATCCACTCGAACCAAACGGAATTTCTAAAGATGAACTAACCTTTATTCATCTATTTTTAATCAAAGGCTTACTTTCTGAAGACCGCGAGCTTTGTAATAACAATCAACAACTAGCTGATGAAAACGAAAATACAGTTGCCCTAAACGGCCTAGCACAACCAGCTATCAAAACTTGCGACAACGAAGAAGTTTCTCTTTCTGAAGCAGGACTTTTAGAACTTACTAAAATGAGTGACTTTATCAGTACCCTTCTTCCAGATGATACTTATTTTTCTAGTATCATTGAAAAACAAAAAGAACGCTTGCTACACCCAGAAAAAACCATTGCCTACCAAGTAATTGAGCATGTAAAAACAACCGGATATGTTGACTTCCACTTAAACCAAGCAAAGATTTTCATGGAAGAAACCGAAGCTCTCGCCTACAAACTCATTGGCGCTGAAGACATGGAACTATCCACACAAATCATTTGGAAAGATGCAATTGCACGTGGAATAAAAGTAGATGTACTCGACCGTGCAGAAAATTTCCTGCGTTTCCAAAAAGGCGACCATGTAGAATACGTCAAACAAGCAAGCAAAACTTCCAAAGACAACTATGTTTCTGTTTTAATGATGGAAAATAAGGTCGTCACTAAGTTAATCTTAGCAGAAAATGGCATTCGCGTCCCATTTGGCGATAGTTTTAGCGACCAAGCAGCTGCACTTGAAGCCTATTCACTGTTTCAAAATAAACAAATCGTCGTCAAACCTAAATCCACTAATTATGGATGGGGTATTAGCATTTTCAAAAATAAATTTACAAAAGATGACTATCAGCAAGCTTTAAAAATAGCATTCAGTTATGACAAATCAGTCATTATTGAAGAATTTATTCCTGGTGATGAGTTTCGTTTCCTAGTAATCAATGACAAAGTAGAGGCTGTTTTAAAGCGAGTTCCAGCTAACGTAACTGGCGATGGAATCCATACTGTTCGTGAACTAGTTGATGAAAAAAACACCGATCCACTGCGCGGCACAGACCATCTAAAACCGCTAGAAGAAATTCAAACTGGTCCTGAAGAAACACTAATGCTTTCAATGCAAAAACTTTCATGGGATAGTATTCCTGAATCCGGAAAAACCATTTATTTACGAGAAAATTCCAACGTCAGCACAGGTGGTGACAGTATTGATTACACCGCAGAAATGGATGATTATTTTAAAGAAATCGCAATTCGCGCAACTCAAGTACTTGATGCCAAAATTTGTGGCGTTGATATCATTGTTCCACGTGAAACAATCAATCGCGATAAGCATGCAATCATCGAGCTTAACTTCAACCCCGCGATGCACATGCACTGCTTCCCTTATCAAGGACAGCAGAAAAAAATTGGCGATAAAATTTTAGATTTCTTATTTGATTAATAAATAAAAAGCTACTAAAACTGTTACGTTTTAGTAGCTTTTTATTGTTTTAAACTAAACTTTCCATTTGCGCCAAGAACGCTTTTTGCCATTTCTTTTCGTTCAAGAATTCAATTGAAAACGATGGGTCTATTTTATTGAGAATTTCCGCCCACGCATCTGTTCGTAAAGATGAAGCTTGGCGAATCGCAATTACCCACATTATAACGGTTCCGGCAATTAATACTAAGAAACAAAGAATCCCTGTTACTATCGCTGCTGGAACCTGGTTATTCACAGCAAAGTATACAGCAAGTGCGCCCAGAGCAATAACCAAAACAAAAAATAATGGTATGAAAAGTAACGTTTTCTTCCGACTTGCTCGATAAGTCGAAATTTCTAATTGCTTTTCGAGTAGCGCTAACTGGCGTACTGGATTTTTCTTTTTCTCAACAGGTATTGCATATTTATCTATTAGTAAATGTGCTGCCTTCGCTTCTTCTTTGTTGTTCTTTGGCATCAGAACAATTAAAACAACAAAAAATATAATTACAACTAATTGAACCAAACAAAACACTCCTATAATCAAATTTCACACTTAATTATAGCATTTATGACTATTGTCAGGTTTGTAGCTTTTGTGAACGATTCAGTAAAAAAACAATTTCTCGACAATAGGCTTGCCAAGAAATTGTTTCACGTGAAACATATTAAACATTAAAGCGGAAATGAACTACGTCTCCATCTTTCATTTCGTACTCTTTACCTTCTAACCGAACTTTCCCAGCCTCTTTAGCAGCTTGTTCAGAGCCATATTCAAGTAAAGCATCATAAGCAACTACTTCAGCACGAATAAATCCTCGTTCGAAATCTGTATGGATAATTCCCGCACATTGAGGAGCCTTCATACCTTTAATAAATGTCCATGCGCGGACTTCTTGAACGCCAGCAGTGAAATACGTTGCCAGTCCAAGCAATGTATACGCAGAACGGATTAATTGATCCAAGCCTGATTCTTCAATTCCAAGCGCCTCAAGAAATTCAACTTTATCTTCATCTTCTAGTTCAGCGATTTCTTCTTCCGCACGAGCGCAGACAACGATAACTTCGGAGTTTTCACCAGCAGCAAATTCGCGCACTTGTTGCACATACTTATTATCATCTGGGCTAGAAACGTCTTCTTCACTCACATTTGCCACATATAAAACTGGTTTTCTTGTAAGTAAAAATAAATTACGAACGATTTTCTCTTCATCTTCACTGAATTCTACCGCACGAGCTGGTTTATCATTTTCAAAAGCATCACGCAATTTAACTAATACATTAAATTCCGCAACAGCATCTTTATCTTTTTGTTTAGAAAGCTTCTCAACACGACCAATACGCTTCTCTACCGTTTCTAAATCCGCTAAGATAAGTTCTAAGTTAATAGTAGAAATATCGTCTAGCGGGTCTACACGGCCTTCTACGTGAGTGATGTTCTCGTCATCAAAACAACGAGTTACATGACAAATCGCATCTACTTGACGAATATGGGACAAAAATTTATTTCCAAGGCCTTCTCCTTTACTAGCGCCCTTCACAATACCGGCAATATCCGTAAATTCAAAAGTCGTCGGAACAGTCTTTTTCGGTTTTACAAGTTCAGTTAATTTGTTTAATCGGTGGTCAGGGACTTCAACAATTCCAACGTTTGGATCAATCGTCGCAAATGGATAGTTCGCAGCCTCTGCTCCTGCTTTCGTGATTGCATTAAAAAGTGTCGATTTCCCAACATTAGGAAGCCCGACAATACCAGCTGTAAGTGCCATTATATATAAACTCCTTTTCATTAACTTCATTTTGAAATGTCCATCTAATAGACATTTTTTCACTAACGTATATTATAAAGGTTTTTCAAACAAAAAGCCACCCACTAAAAAAACGAAAACCCCTTAAACATCATGGGATTTCCGTTTTTCTTTTGCTTATTTTAAATCTATCACATGTTCAGCAAGGTTAATTCCAGTTCCAGCAGCCACACGTTCTGCAAATTCCGGCTCTACTTGATAGAAATTGCGCAAGTTGCGAATCTTAATATCTTCGCGCACACCTTCCCAATCGTCTACAATATTTTTCACAAGAGCCGCACGTTCTGCATCTGAGTAACGCTTCCAAACTTCTTTAGCATGACCAAAGTTATTTGGCTTTTCTGCCACTAGTCGGCCAGAGATATCCCCACGAATTTCTTGCTCAGGCTCGATATATGCAGGGTTTTCTTTTGGTTCTGTATCATAACTATTTGGTTCATAATTAATCGAACTTGTTTGCTGTTTAAACGGCATCTGTCCATCACGTTGGTTGTTATCAACAGGAGTTTTTGGGCTGTTGATTGGTAATTGTAAGTAGTTAGGTCCAACGCGGTGTCTTTGCGTATCAGAGTAAGAGAACAATCGCCCCTGTAGTAAACGGTCCTCAGAAGGTAACATCCCCGGCACAAGCACACCTGGATTAAAGCCAACTGATTCTGTTTCAGCAAAAATATTATCCGGATTACGATTTAATGTCATTGTTCCAACATGCTCGTATGGAAATACATCTTCAAACCAGTCTTTGGTTGCATCAAGCGGATTGAAGTCGTAATTATCCAAGTCTTTTGGATCTAGCACTTGCACATATAAATCCCACTCTGGATAATCACCATTCTCAATTGCTTCATACAAATCGCGACTAGCATGGTTAAATTCTTTTGCTTGAATTTGTGCTGCTTGATCAGTTGAAAGATTGACGATTCCTGCTTTTGGAACCCAGCGTAGTTTTACATAAACAGTCTTACCTTCTTCGTTTATCCATTTAAAGGCATGTACGCTTGAACCACGAATTTCGCGGTAAGATGCCGGAGTCCCCTCATCGCTAAATAAATAAGTAATCATCGTCGTCGCTTCCGGAGTTAAACTAAAGAAGTCCCAGTAACGATTGCCATCTTGAATGTTAGTACGTGGATCTGGCTTCAAGGAGTGAATTACGTCAGGAAACTTGATAGCATCACGGATAAAGAATACAGGTAAGTTGTTACCGACAAAGTCATAGTTACCTTCTTCCGTATAAAATTTAACCGAAAAACCACGTGGATCACGAAGCGTTTCTGGTGAATGTTGACCATGGATTACTGTAGAAAAACGCGCAAAAACCTCTGTCTCTGTTCCTTCTTCTTGTAAAAATTGTGCTTTCGTATATTTTTTCATGCTTTTTTTCGTTACAAATTTGCCGTGCGCACCAGCACCACGAGCATGCACCACACGTTCTGGAACACGTTCTCTATCAAAATGCGCCAATTTCTCAATTAACACATAATCTTCTAACAAAGTTGGTCCTTTTAATCCCGCTGTCATCGAATTTTGGTTGTCCCCAATCGGCACTCCTTGATTCGTCGTTAAGTTTCTTCTATCGGTCATATGTATACCTCCATTAAAATAGTATTATCATTTTTATTTATAATAATTATTAAATGATACTATTTATATTTTAAAGAAGGTTGTCCCAAACTTCAACTAAAAGGCTTATATAAAAATAATCTCTTCATTATCTTAAACCCCAGATAATGAAGAGATTATTTTATTCTTCCTCAGCCTTAACTAAAATCTTTTTCACTTTTCGCTCAAACTCACGGCGCGGAATCATTACACTATGTCCGCAACCTTCACATTTAATTCGAATGTCCATTCCCATGCGGATAATCTTGAAACGATTAGTCCCACAAGGATGTGGTTTTTTCATTTCTACAACATCGTTTAAATAGAAATGCTTTTTTTCCATAAACATCACAACCTATTCATCATCAAACTGAATATCTAAAATTTCTAAAATACGATCTAAATCGTCATCAGATAAAAACTCAATTTCAATTTTACCTTTTTTATCACGACGTTTAATTGATACCGCTGTTCCAAATTTATCTCGTAATTGACTCTCACTTTCACGAATAAAGATTGGAACTCTTGCTGGTTTGATTGTTTCACGTGAAACATTTTCGTTTAAGTTAGCTACAACATCTTCTAACTGACGGACAGTTAAGCCTTGCGCTACAGCCTTTTTCGCAGTTGGAATAATGTTCTTTTTTACCTTTAAGCCTAGTAAAACTCGACCATGCCCAGCAGATAACGTACCATCTCGTAGCATCACTTGAACTTCTTCTGGTAGTGTTAAAAGACGGACAAAGTTAGCAATGTAAGGTCTGCTTTTACCAACACGTTCTGCTAATTTAGCTTGTGTTAATCCTAATTTTTTCATTAGGAATTGGTATGATTCTGCTTCCTCTAAAGGTGATAAATCCTCACGTTGCAAATTTTCAATTACGGAAAGCTCCATCATTTCTTCTTCTGTTAAATCGCGCACTACTGCCGGAATTTCTTTTAATTTCGCTTCTTTTGCTGCTCGGAATCTACGTTCTCCAACAACAATTTCGTATCCTTTAGCAGTGTTTCTTAAAATAATTGGTTGTAAGACACCGTGAATTTTAATGGAATCACGTAATTCATTGATTGCTTTTGTATCAAAAATTTTACGTGGTTGGTACGGATTTGGTTTAATTTCTTTTAGCGGGATATTTTGAACAGTTTCCTCATTTGTATCAACATTATTAAATAGTGCATTGATTCCCTTACCTAGACCTTTAGCCATGTGCAACCACTTCCTTTGCTAATTCTAAATAAACTTCAGCACCTTTAGATTTTGCATCGTATAACAAAATCGGTTTTCCGTGACTAGGTGCCTCACTTAGGCGTACATTACGTGGAATAATTGTGTTAAATACTTTATTTTGGAAGTATTTTTTAACTTCTTCAATGACTTGAATTCCTAGGTTTGTCCTAGCATCTAGCATCGTTAACAGTACTCCTTCAATTTGCAAATCTTCATTAAGATGTTTTTGAACTATTCTTATTGTATTTAAAAGCTGGCTTAGACCTTCCAGTGCATAGTACTCACATTGAACGGGAATGAGTACTGAATCCGCTGCGGTTAAAGCATTTAAAGTTAAAAGTCCCAGTGATGGCGGACAATCAATAATTACATAATCATAATCGTCACGAATTGAGTCGATTGCTTTTTTTAATCTTATTTCACGTGAAATTGCTGGAACTAACTCTACTTCGGCTCCGGCAAGTTGAATTGTTGCTGGAATAACATTTAAATTATCAAGATCTGTTTTTTGCAACACATCTTGAATCGCTACGTCATCAACTAGCACATCATAAATACAATGTTCTATTTCACCTTTGTTTACACCAACACCACTTGATGCATTTCCTTGTGGGTCAATATCTACTAGTAATACTTTTTTTCCTAAAAAAGCTAGGCTAGAGCTTAAATTAACGGATGATGTTGTTTTACCAACCCCACCTTTTTGGTTCGCTAGTGCAATCACTTTGCTCAATCTTTTTCACCAACCCTTATTTTGTACCGAGATTTCCGGTTCTTTTATCTTCTATTCTACCAAAAGATTTTCATTTAGTCTTACAAAAAGTAAAAATAAATTTAAATTCGTGTTTTAAAGGGCTAAAAATAGTGGAAAATAATGTTTTCACCACTCAAAATGTTTCACGTGAAACATTTCAAAATTAAAAAGCAACCAACCTAAGTTGATTACTTTTCGGAGTTCAATCTATTGAGAATGTAGCCTTGACACCTAGAACCGTGCAGACTTTCTGATACATTCTAAGTGTTAAATCTGGGTCTCCTGCTTCTAATCGTCCAATAATTACTGGAGATAAATCAGATTTTAACGCTAAATCCATTTGAGACCATTTCTTTTCCATGCGTTTTGCAAATATATATTTACCTAAGCTCGCGGAAAAACTTTCTAAGTAATGAGCGATTCCTTCATTTTCTAATGCTTGATTTTTAAGTGTTTCAAATTGGTAATCTGAATTTCCAATGCTTGTTTCAACGTCAATGCGACGTAAGAAAACTCGTTTGGCTTCTTCACGGTAAGAACCCATTTGATCAGTAAACGGATTTTTATCTTTAAAGTAACCTTTGACAAAACAATAGTATGTTTCATCTCCACTAAATGCAGTGAAGTAGATTAAACGACAATTTTTATCTTTAAAGTGTGCCTTCATCTCTTGGATTGGTTGATCTACTGTTGTTTCGATTCGGGTTGTTTGTAGTGAATAGGCTTGACTTTTACCAATAATTAAATGTACATCTGGAAGAATTTGCTTCCCGGTGCTAAGCTTTCTTGTTTCTGCTGTTTCTAGTTGTAGCAGGCCTTGGAATACTAAAGTGGCCATTAATGGTTCTTCCTTAATTAAGTTTTGTAAAAAATCATACGCTTGGAACTCATTTTGTTCGTCTTTCACAAAAATGATTTTTGCCATTCGTTTCGTGATTCCACCCTTAGCTGAGTGAATCACTCCCTCCTTTACAACTTTACCTAATTCTATTGTACTTTTTTCTGCTCAAAATTGCACTTATTTTCTCTAATCTTTCTGAAATCAATGAAAATGGCTATTTATTAAACCACTCAAATTGAGTTGGTATTTATTTCAACAAAAAAACCGCCTAATTAAGCGGTTTTATTTATATCTATTCTTTTGCTTCTTTTGCGATTTGATACCAACTGTAAATCTTCACTATCGCAAAGAAAGTATAGGCGAACGCGATGAGATATGCCCCGTAATTAACTAATAAAATGTTGATGGCACTTCCCCACCCAGATTCCTCTGCTACAGCAACTGCTCGTGCATAAGGACTGGTGAAAAAATATGTAATATAGATTGGATTAAAGCTCAAAATAGCACTTGTAATTGATATTACGAAAGACGGTAGTACCATTAAGCAACTAATAACACCAATTACGTGTCCAATTATCTTCAAAAACCTCATTGTTACACCTCTTTACTTCTTTTTAGGAATTTGAATGGTAATTTGATAAAAATCATCCGTTTCTTCTTCCTTAAAATCTAGTTCCATTCCGTTATCTTTAACCATTGTCACAGATTGTTTAATCGTATTCATAGCAATACGTACATCCCGACTGATTGCTTGACGTTTAGGCTTTGTTTTTTTCGTTGCAACTGATTTTTTTACGCCTAATAATTCTTGAATCCTTGCTTCGGTTTGTTTGACGTTCCAGTGGTTTTCTTCTATTTCTTGTAACAAAGCTACTTGTTGTTCTTCGGTTTCTAAAGCTAGTAATGAACGTGCGTGGCGCTCTGAAATTTGTTTGTTTAACACCGCGTTTTGAATTGCTTCCGGTAATTTTAAAAGCCGCATTTTGTTAGCGATAGCGGATTGGCTTTTCCCTACACGTTGAGCGAGTGCTTCTTGTGTCACATCCTGCATATCTAGCAAGCTCCGGTACGCTTTAGCCTCTTCAATTGGTGTGAGTTCTTCGCGTTGTAAATTTTCAATTAACGCAATCGCAGCTACTTCTTCATCATCTAAATTTTGAATAATTGCTGGGATTTTTTCCATTTCTAAAGAAAGAACAGCTCGGAAACGACGCTCTCCTGCAATGATTTCGTAATAATCCGGTTCCATTTCTCTAACCACAATCGGCTGAATAACACCGTGAATTCGAATAGTTCGAGCAAGTTCGTCAATCTTATCTTGGTCAAATACTGTCCGCGGTTGGAATTGGTTCGGGAAAATTTTATCCATAGGAAGTTCTTGTACACGCTGTACTCCTTCTTCTACTATGTTATCATCCAGTTGATTATTCTTTTCTTTTTTTCCAAATAAACGTGAAAAAGGCATCTGGGTCCTTCCTTTCCGGAAAATCTTGGGCGCTAAGTGAATAAACCTTACTATCCGCAAGTCTCTTTCATTATTTTAGCAGAAATGACGCAGAAAAACACGCTTATTCTTCATTTAAAAATTTCAAGACTTGTTATCGCGCTTTCTAGTTTAAAGAATTCCTTTGATTTTCTTGGTAAACCGAGTAGTTATTTCCTGTGGTCTGGTAATTGCTCCACCAACAACAACCGCGTGACAACCTAACTTAAGAACTTCGCTTGCTTTATCAGGCGAATCAATTTTCCCTTCAGCAATGACTGGACGTTTCGTACTTTTTAATACTTCTTTTAAATGGGAAAAGTCGTGATTGCTAATATCTTGATTCGCGGTTTCGTCTGTGTAGCCATACAGTGTTGTACCTATCAAGTCAAAGCTCAGGGAATCAGCGTATTGAACATCTTCCATGCTTCCAGTGTCTGCCATTAGGAGGGTACTTGGAAACTCTTTGCGGATTATTTGTAGTATTTCTTCGAGGTTTTCGTTATTAGGGCGTGGTCTTGTAGTTGCGTCCATTGCCACTATTTCAGCGCCAGTTTCACAGATTTCCCTTACTTCTTTTAGTGTTGGGGTAATAAATACGTTGCAGTCATCGTATACCTGTTTTAAAATCCCGATGATTGGCACATTTACTTCATTTTGAATGGCTCTAATGTCTTCAGCTGTGTTTGCTCGAATACCCATCGCGCCTCCTTGGACTGCAGCGAGGGCCATTTTTGACATGATAAATGAGCTATGGAGTGGTTCATCTGGTAACGCTTGGCAGGAAACTATTAGCTCACCTTTTATTTTTTCAAGTACAGAATTATTCACTTTTATTCCTCCTTGGCTGAAATTAATAAGTCCTCTCGTTTGAAAGGACTTATTCGTATTTATTCGATTGGTAATTTATTCGGTGTTCCAGGTTTTCTTGGGTATTTGTTCGGTGTTTCTTTTGTTTTAGCGATAACGTAAATGTTCCGTTCACTTTCTTCTATTGGTAGAGAGAATGAGAAGTGATTGACCACTTTCCCGCCTAATACTTTGATAGCTTTTTCGGCTGTTTGTAATTCTTGTTCCGCTTGGGCTGCTTTCATTACGAGGAAAGAACCGCCTTTTTTGACAAGGGGCAGGCAAAGCTCGGATAATACGCTCATTCTTGCAACTGCGCGCGCTGTTACTAGGTCATATTTTTCACGGTGCGCTTTGTTCTGACCAAATGTTTCAGCACGATCGTGGTAAAAATGGACGTTTGTTAAAGCTAATTTTTCTGCTAGTGCATCTAAGAAAGTCATTCGTTTCTTGAGCGAATCTACAATGCTAACTTCTAAATGTGGGAAGCAGATTTTGATGGGAATACTTGGAAAACCAGCGCCAGCCCCGACATCGCAAATCGAATGAAAGTCATTGAAATCAACGTAAAATGCCGCGGAAATAGAGTCATAGAAATGCTTTAGGTAGACTTCTTTTTCCTCTGTAATGGCCGTTAAATTCATTTTTTCGTTCCATTCTACTAGCATTTCAAAGTAATCGTGGAATTGTTTCAATTGTGCTTCACTTAATTCTATTCCTTTTTCAGCAAGAGCGTTACTGAATTGTTCTGGATTCATGTTTTTTC from the Listeria seeligeri serovar 1/2b str. SLCC3954 genome contains:
- the gshAB gene encoding bifunctional glutamate--cysteine ligase GshA/glutathione synthetase GshB; translation: MIKLDTTMLDYFKESPTLQKQLFSGHFGLEKENVRVTADGKLALTPHPAIFGPKEDNPYIKTDFSESQIEMITPVTDSIDTVYEWLENLHNIVSLRAEDELLWPSSNPPILPPEKDIPIAVYKTPDSPDRKYREHLAKGYGKKIQLLSGIHYNFSFPEALIDGLYSQISLPEESKQDFKNRLYLKVAKYFMKNRWLLVYLTGASPVYLADFTTTKNEETLADGSSSFRDGISLRNSNAGYKNKEALYVDYNSFDAYIASISNYIEQGKIESMREFYNPIRLKNAHTDQTVESLAEHGVEYLEIRSIDLNPLEPNGISKDELTFIHLFLIKGLLSEDRELCNNNQQLADENENTVALNGLAQPAIKTCDNEEVSLSEAGLLELTKMSDFISTLLPDDTYFSSIIEKQKERLLHPEKTIAYQVIEHVKTTGYVDFHLNQAKIFMEETEALAYKLIGAEDMELSTQIIWKDAIARGIKVDVLDRAENFLRFQKGDHVEYVKQASKTSKDNYVSVLMMENKVVTKLILAENGIRVPFGDSFSDQAAALEAYSLFQNKQIVVKPKSTNYGWGISIFKNKFTKDDYQQALKIAFSYDKSVIIEEFIPGDEFRFLVINDKVEAVLKRVPANVTGDGIHTVRELVDEKNTDPLRGTDHLKPLEEIQTGPEETLMLSMQKLSWDSIPESGKTIYLRENSNVSTGGDSIDYTAEMDDYFKEIAIRATQVLDAKICGVDIIVPRETINRDKHAIIELNFNPAMHMHCFPYQGQQKKIGDKILDFLFD
- the ychF gene encoding redox-regulated ATPase YchF; amino-acid sequence: MALTAGIVGLPNVGKSTLFNAITKAGAEAANYPFATIDPNVGIVEVPDHRLNKLTELVKPKKTVPTTFEFTDIAGIVKGASKGEGLGNKFLSHIRQVDAICHVTRCFDDENITHVEGRVDPLDDISTINLELILADLETVEKRIGRVEKLSKQKDKDAVAEFNVLVKLRDAFENDKPARAVEFSEDEEKIVRNLFLLTRKPVLYVANVSEEDVSSPDDNKYVQQVREFAAGENSEVIVVCARAEEEIAELEDEDKVEFLEALGIEESGLDQLIRSAYTLLGLATYFTAGVQEVRAWTFIKGMKAPQCAGIIHTDFERGFIRAEVVAYDALLEYGSEQAAKEAGKVRLEGKEYEMKDGDVVHFRFNV
- a CDS encoding catalase; translated protein: MTDRRNLTTNQGVPIGDNQNSMTAGLKGPTLLEDYVLIEKLAHFDRERVPERVVHARGAGAHGKFVTKKSMKKYTKAQFLQEEGTETEVFARFSTVIHGQHSPETLRDPRGFSVKFYTEEGNYDFVGNNLPVFFIRDAIKFPDVIHSLKPDPRTNIQDGNRYWDFFSLTPEATTMITYLFSDEGTPASYREIRGSSVHAFKWINEEGKTVYVKLRWVPKAGIVNLSTDQAAQIQAKEFNHASRDLYEAIENGDYPEWDLYVQVLDPKDLDNYDFNPLDATKDWFEDVFPYEHVGTMTLNRNPDNIFAETESVGFNPGVLVPGMLPSEDRLLQGRLFSYSDTQRHRVGPNYLQLPINSPKTPVDNNQRDGQMPFKQQTSSINYEPNSYDTEPKENPAYIEPEQEIRGDISGRLVAEKPNNFGHAKEVWKRYSDAERAALVKNIVDDWEGVREDIKIRNLRNFYQVEPEFAERVAAGTGINLAEHVIDLK
- a CDS encoding DUF951 domain-containing protein — protein: MFMEKKHFYLNDVVEMKKPHPCGTNRFKIIRMGMDIRIKCEGCGHSVMIPRREFERKVKKILVKAEEE
- a CDS encoding ParB/RepB/Spo0J family partition protein, translated to MAKGLGKGINALFNNVDTNEETVQNIPLKEIKPNPYQPRKIFDTKAINELRDSIKIHGVLQPIILRNTAKGYEIVVGERRFRAAKEAKLKEIPAVVRDLTEEEMMELSVIENLQREDLSPLEEAESYQFLMKKLGLTQAKLAERVGKSRPYIANFVRLLTLPEEVQVMLRDGTLSAGHGRVLLGLKVKKNIIPTAKKAVAQGLTVRQLEDVVANLNENVSRETIKPARVPIFIRESESQLRDKFGTAVSIKRRDKKGKIEIEFLSDDDLDRILEILDIQFDDE
- a CDS encoding ParA family protein; protein product: MSKVIALANQKGGVGKTTSSVNLSSSLAFLGKKVLLVDIDPQGNASSGVGVNKGEIEHCIYDVLVDDVAIQDVLQKTDLDNLNVIPATIQLAGAEVELVPAISREIRLKKAIDSIRDDYDYVIIDCPPSLGLLTLNALTAADSVLIPVQCEYYALEGLSQLLNTIRIVQKHLNEDLQIEGVLLTMLDARTNLGIQVIEEVKKYFQNKVFNTIIPRNVRLSEAPSHGKPILLYDAKSKGAEVYLELAKEVVAHG
- a CDS encoding helix-turn-helix domain-containing protein; this encodes MIHSAKGGITKRMAKIIFVKDEQNEFQAYDFLQNLIKEEPLMATLVFQGLLQLETAETRKLSTGKQILPDVHLIIGKSQAYSLQTTRIETTVDQPIQEMKAHFKDKNCRLIYFTAFSGDETYYCFVKGYFKDKNPFTDQMGSYREEAKRVFLRRIDVETSIGNSDYQFETLKNQALENEGIAHYLESFSASLGKYIFAKRMEKKWSQMDLALKSDLSPVIIGRLEAGDPDLTLRMYQKVCTVLGVKATFSID
- the noc gene encoding nucleoid occlusion protein, with product MPFSRLFGKKEKNNQLDDNIVEEGVQRVQELPMDKIFPNQFQPRTVFDQDKIDELARTIRIHGVIQPIVVREMEPDYYEIIAGERRFRAVLSLEMEKIPAIIQNLDDEEVAAIALIENLQREELTPIEEAKAYRSLLDMQDVTQEALAQRVGKSQSAIANKMRLLKLPEAIQNAVLNKQISERHARSLLALETEEQQVALLQEIEENHWNVKQTEARIQELLGVKKSVATKKTKPKRQAISRDVRIAMNTIKQSVTMVKDNGMELDFKEEETDDFYQITIQIPKKK
- a CDS encoding N-acetylmannosamine-6-phosphate 2-epimerase, encoding MNNSVLEKIKGELIVSCQALPDEPLHSSFIMSKMALAAVQGGAMGIRANTAEDIRAIQNEVNVPIIGILKQVYDDCNVFITPTLKEVREICETGAEIVAMDATTRPRPNNENLEEILQIIRKEFPSTLLMADTGSMEDVQYADSLSFDLIGTTLYGYTDETANQDISNHDFSHLKEVLKSTKRPVIAEGKIDSPDKASEVLKLGCHAVVVGGAITRPQEITTRFTKKIKGIL